From the Desulfovibrio sp. JY genome, one window contains:
- a CDS encoding SLBB domain-containing protein, with translation MQVDAPQVLFKNRHLGRPATFDEYRAGGGYEALYATIGKRTPEEVLDIVLASDLRGRGGAGFPAGRKWQGIPAGYVGPRYVVVNTDEMEPGTFKDRVLVNVDPHLVIEGILLCAYAVSATLGVCFIRPSYESDAVLLERETQVAREKGLLGKNILGTDFSFDIHVHRSAGRYICGEASAQIKAISGLRPNPRKGGPRTSVKGLWDCPTIVNNLETLANLPGIVRNGADWFKSLARTPGSAGTKLFSVSGRIAKPDCYELPMGIPLREILFEHAGGMPPGRTIKAVIPGGASTPFMPERLLDLPMDFDSMKKAGQRLGTASIMVFDQNTCLVGATLNLIEFFTRESCGWCTPCREGLPYVRHLLRLIESGEGREEHIGMIRDMAKVMQSAYCAFAPGAAEPILSLLTHFEAEVREHLHQHKCPFGNPPPALHGKACGTRPIAFGPTPCPEDQCPI, from the coding sequence ATGCAAGTAGACGCGCCGCAGGTGCTTTTCAAAAACCGCCACCTCGGCCGGCCGGCCACCTTCGACGAATACCGGGCCGGCGGCGGCTACGAGGCGCTTTACGCCACCATCGGCAAGCGCACGCCGGAGGAAGTGCTGGACATCGTCCTGGCCTCGGATTTGCGCGGCCGGGGCGGGGCGGGGTTTCCGGCCGGGCGCAAATGGCAGGGCATCCCGGCCGGCTACGTCGGGCCGCGCTACGTGGTGGTCAACACCGACGAGATGGAGCCCGGCACCTTCAAAGACCGCGTGCTGGTCAACGTGGACCCGCACCTTGTCATCGAGGGCATCCTCCTGTGCGCCTATGCCGTCTCGGCGACGCTCGGCGTCTGCTTCATCCGGCCCTCCTACGAATCCGACGCGGTGCTGCTGGAGCGCGAAACCCAGGTCGCCCGGGAAAAGGGACTCCTCGGCAAAAACATCCTGGGCACGGATTTTTCCTTCGACATCCACGTGCACCGAAGCGCCGGCCGCTACATCTGCGGCGAGGCCTCGGCCCAGATCAAGGCCATCTCCGGCCTGCGCCCCAATCCGAGAAAAGGCGGACCGCGCACCAGCGTCAAAGGACTCTGGGACTGCCCGACCATCGTCAACAACCTGGAAACCCTGGCCAACCTGCCGGGGATTGTGCGCAACGGCGCGGACTGGTTCAAGTCCCTGGCCCGCACGCCGGGAAGCGCCGGCACCAAGCTTTTCAGCGTGTCCGGCCGCATCGCCAAGCCGGATTGCTACGAGCTGCCCATGGGCATCCCCTTGCGGGAGATCCTCTTCGAGCACGCCGGCGGCATGCCGCCCGGGCGGACCATCAAGGCCGTCATTCCGGGCGGGGCCTCGACCCCCTTCATGCCCGAAAGGCTGCTCGACCTGCCCATGGACTTCGACTCCATGAAAAAAGCCGGCCAGCGCCTGGGCACGGCTTCCATCATGGTCTTCGACCAGAACACCTGTCTGGTCGGGGCCACGCTGAACCTGATCGAATTTTTCACCCGCGAGTCCTGCGGCTGGTGCACGCCGTGCCGCGAGGGCCTGCCCTACGTGCGCCATCTGCTGCGGCTCATCGAATCCGGCGAGGGCCGGGAAGAGCACATCGGCATGATCCGCGACATGGCCAAGGTCATGCAGTCGGCCTACTGCGCCTTCGCGCCCGGGGCCGCCGAACCGATCCTGAGCCTTTTGACCCATTTCGAGGCGGAAGTGCGCGAGCACCTGCACCAGCACAAATGCCCCTTCGGCAACCCGCCGCCAGCCCTGCACGGCAAGGCCTGCGGCACGCGCCCCATTGCTTTCGGCCCGACTCCCTGTCCGGAGGACCAATGCCCGATCTGA
- the nuoE gene encoding NADH-quinone oxidoreductase subunit NuoE: protein MALPDALVSDLKRMIAQAEHPREAAVDVMYALQRHYGYLCDEAMHYASTLLGMTTLELESLATFYDYLYRRPVGHYVIHVCDSVVCWMFHQDSIFDYLCRTLGVPPGGTTDDGLFTVLPSACIGNCHNAPTMLINGRFYNKLTPERIDAVLRELRETTEEPVRCK, encoded by the coding sequence ATGGCATTGCCTGATGCACTCGTAAGCGACCTCAAGCGCATGATCGCCCAGGCGGAGCATCCCCGCGAGGCGGCGGTGGACGTGATGTACGCCTTGCAGCGCCACTACGGCTATTTGTGCGACGAGGCCATGCATTACGCCTCGACGCTGCTTGGCATGACCACGCTGGAGCTGGAGTCCCTGGCCACCTTTTACGACTACCTCTACCGCCGGCCGGTGGGGCATTACGTCATCCACGTGTGCGACTCGGTGGTGTGCTGGATGTTCCACCAGGATTCCATCTTCGACTATCTGTGCCGCACGCTCGGCGTACCGCCCGGCGGCACCACCGACGACGGCCTGTTCACGGTGCTGCCTTCGGCCTGCATCGGCAACTGCCACAACGCGCCGACGATGCTCATCAACGGCCGCTTCTACAACAAGCTCACCCCCGAGCGCATTGATGCGGTCCTTAGGGAACTGCGCGAGACCACCGAGGAGCCGGTTCGATGCAAGTAG